Proteins encoded in a region of the Eschrichtius robustus isolate mEscRob2 chromosome 16, mEscRob2.pri, whole genome shotgun sequence genome:
- the DNASE1L2 gene encoding LOW QUALITY PROTEIN: deoxyribonuclease-1-like 2 (The sequence of the model RefSeq protein was modified relative to this genomic sequence to represent the inferred CDS: inserted 2 bases in 1 codon; substituted 1 base at 1 genomic stop codon), with protein MGGPVALLAALWALGAAGDAALRIGAFNIRSFGNSKVSDPACSGIIAQILAGYDITLVQEVRDSDLSAVSTLMEQINSMSRHEYSFVSSEPLGRDQYKETYLFIYRKDVVSVVDTYQYPDPEDAFSREPFVVKFSAPGSGEXPCPSRRPRPSPXHLPPPTAAEELVLIPLHAAPHQAVAEIDALYDVYLDVIDKWGTDDMLFLGDFNADCSYVQSQDWPAIRLRSSEVFKWLIPDSADTTVGNSDCAYDRIVVCGARLRSSLKPQSAAVHDFQEEFGLYQAQALAISDHFPVEVTLKSH; from the exons ATGGGCGGGCCCGTGGCCTTACTGGCCGCGCTCTGGGCGCTAGGGGCTGCTGGAGACGCAGCGCTGCGCATCGGAGCTTTCAACATCCGGAGCTTCGGCAACAGCAAAGTGTCGGACCCGGCCTGCAGCGGCATCATCGCGCAA ATCCTGGCTGGCTATGACATCACGCTGGTGCAGGAGGTGCGGGACTCCGACCTGAGCGCCGTATCCACGCTCATGGAGCAGATCAACAG CATGTCCAGGCACGAGTACAGCTTCGTGAGCAGTGAGCCCCTGGGTCGGGACCAGTATAAGGAAACGTACCTGTTCATCTACAG GAAGGACGTGGTGTCGGTAGTGGACACGTACCAGTACCCGGACCCGGAGGACGCCTTCAGTCGTGAACCTTTCGTGGTCAAGTTCTCGGCACCGGGGTCAGGTGA GCCCTGCCCGTCCCGCAGGCCCCGTCCCAGCCCCTGACATCTACCTCCTCCTACAGCTGCCGAGGAGTTAGTGTTGATTCCGCTGCACGCAGCGCCGCACCAAGCCGTGGCCGAGATCGACGCGCTCTACGATGTATACCTGGACGTGATAGACAAGTGGGGCACCGAC GACATGCTGTTTCTGGGCGACTTTAACGCTGACTGCAGCTACGTGCAGTCTCAGGACTGGCCGGCCATCCGCCTGCGCAGCAGCGAGGTCTTCAAGTGGCTCATCCCGGACAGCGCCGACACCACGGTGGGCAACTCGGACTGTGCCTACGACCGCATCGTGGTCTGTGGTGCCCGCCTGCGCAGCAGCCTGAAGCCCCAGTCGGCCGCTGTACATGACTTCCAGGAGGAATTTGGCCTGTACCAGGCTCAG GCCCTGGCCATCAGTGACCATTTTCCTGTGGAGGTGACCCTCAAGTCCCACTGA